The following proteins come from a genomic window of Cronobacter muytjensii ATCC 51329:
- a CDS encoding crotonase/enoyl-CoA hydratase family protein — protein sequence MTVFNQSTCKLFTDAARFTQLSGFYEEERRIIWMMLRAQPRPCFNHVLIEEIMNLSYLVQDAGLKVNFWVTGSLVPGMYNTGGDLQFFVDCIRNGKREALRAYARACVDCVHAASRGFDCGAISLAMVEGSALGGGFEAALAHHFVLAQRDARMGFPEIAFNLFPGMGGYSLVTRRAGMRLAEELIYQGESHTAEWYHPQGLVDLLFEPGQGFVATRTFIDTLQPRLNGVRAMLRARQRVLRLSRNELMEITEDWVDAAFSLEPKDVGYMERLIQLQNRHTAAAMRKAG from the coding sequence ATGACAGTTTTCAACCAATCGACCTGCAAACTCTTTACCGATGCCGCGCGTTTTACTCAGCTTTCCGGGTTTTATGAGGAAGAACGCCGCATTATCTGGATGATGCTGCGGGCCCAGCCGCGTCCCTGTTTTAACCATGTCCTTATCGAAGAGATAATGAACCTCAGCTATCTGGTGCAGGACGCCGGACTGAAGGTGAATTTCTGGGTAACCGGCTCGCTGGTTCCCGGAATGTACAACACCGGCGGCGATTTGCAGTTTTTTGTCGACTGCATTCGCAACGGCAAACGCGAAGCGCTCCGCGCCTATGCGCGCGCCTGCGTGGATTGCGTGCACGCCGCCTCCCGCGGTTTTGACTGTGGCGCTATCAGCCTTGCGATGGTAGAGGGCAGTGCGCTCGGCGGCGGCTTCGAGGCGGCGCTGGCGCACCATTTTGTGCTGGCCCAGCGCGACGCGCGGATGGGGTTCCCGGAAATCGCCTTTAATCTCTTCCCCGGCATGGGGGGATATTCGCTGGTGACGCGCCGCGCCGGGATGCGGCTTGCTGAGGAGCTGATTTATCAGGGCGAATCGCACACCGCGGAATGGTATCACCCGCAGGGGCTGGTGGACCTGCTGTTTGAGCCCGGCCAGGGGTTTGTGGCGACGCGTACGTTTATCGATACCCTGCAACCGCGGCTCAACGGCGTGAGGGCGATGCTCCGCGCCCGCCAGCGCGTGCTGCGGCTCTCGCGTAATGAGCTGATGGAAATTACCGAGGACTGGGTGGACGCCGCGTTCAGCCTGGAGCCCAAGGACGTGGGTTATATGGAACGCCTGATCCAGCTGCAAAACCGCCATACCGCCGCGGCCATGCGTAAAGCAGGCTAA
- the fsa gene encoding fructose-6-phosphate aldolase — MELYLDTADVAAVKRLARILPLQGVTTNPSIVARAGVKLWDLLPALQEAMNGEGKLFAQVVAVNAPDMVREAEMLAQRVPGIVVKIPVTEEGLAAMKILKPSGIPLLGTAVYGAAQGLMAALAGAEYVAPYVNRLDAQGGDGVATVRALQQLLTLHAPQSKVLAASFRTPQQALGCLLAGCKSITLPLDVAGQLLNTPAVAAAVDGFGREWQQAFGTLSL; from the coding sequence ATGGAACTGTATCTCGACACCGCGGACGTCGCGGCCGTAAAACGCCTGGCCCGCATTCTGCCGCTGCAGGGCGTCACCACCAATCCGTCCATCGTGGCGCGCGCTGGCGTGAAACTCTGGGATCTGCTGCCCGCTTTGCAGGAGGCGATGAATGGCGAAGGTAAACTGTTCGCGCAGGTTGTCGCGGTAAATGCGCCCGACATGGTACGTGAAGCGGAAATGCTGGCGCAGCGTGTGCCGGGCATCGTGGTGAAAATTCCGGTCACGGAAGAGGGACTCGCCGCGATGAAAATCCTTAAACCGTCCGGCATTCCGCTGCTCGGCACAGCCGTTTACGGCGCAGCGCAGGGGCTGATGGCGGCGCTTGCCGGGGCGGAATATGTCGCGCCTTACGTAAATCGTCTCGATGCGCAGGGCGGCGACGGCGTGGCCACGGTACGCGCGCTGCAGCAACTGTTAACGCTGCATGCCCCGCAGTCAAAAGTCCTCGCGGCAAGCTTTCGCACGCCGCAGCAGGCGCTTGGCTGTCTGCTCGCCGGGTGCAAGTCGATAACGCTGCCGCTGGATGTCGCCGGGCAGCTGTTGAACACGCCTGCCGTCGCGGCGGCGGTGGACGGCTTCGGGCGCGAGTGGCAACAGGCTTTCGGGACGCTCAGCCTGTAA
- the sapD gene encoding putrescine export ABC transporter ATP-binding protein SapD, which produces MPLLDIRNLTIEFKTSEGWVKAVDRVSLSLPEGEIRGLVGESGSGKSLIAKAICGVTKDNWRITADRMRFDDIDLLRLSPRERRRLVGHNVSMIFQEPQSCLDPSEKIGRQLMQNIPGWTYKGRWWQRFGWRKRRAIELLHRVGIKDHKDAMRSFPYELTEGECQKVMIAIALANQPRLLIADEPTNAMEPTTQAQIFRLLSRLNQNNNTTILLISHDLQMLSQWADRIDVLYCGQTVETAPSDELISTPHHPYTQALIRAIPDFGSAMPHKSRLNTLPGAIPLLEHLPIGCRLGPRCPYAQRKCIETPRLDGPKNHLFACHFPLNMERE; this is translated from the coding sequence ATGCCGCTGCTTGATATCCGCAATCTGACGATTGAGTTTAAGACCAGCGAAGGCTGGGTCAAAGCCGTTGATCGCGTGAGCCTGAGCCTGCCGGAGGGCGAAATTCGCGGCCTGGTAGGCGAATCGGGTTCCGGTAAAAGCCTTATCGCTAAAGCGATATGCGGCGTAACCAAAGACAACTGGCGGATCACCGCCGACCGTATGCGTTTTGACGATATCGACCTGCTGCGTCTCTCGCCCCGCGAGCGCCGCCGGCTGGTGGGCCATAACGTGTCGATGATTTTTCAGGAGCCGCAATCCTGTCTCGATCCGTCTGAAAAAATAGGCCGCCAGCTGATGCAGAATATCCCCGGCTGGACTTATAAAGGCCGGTGGTGGCAGCGTTTTGGCTGGCGCAAGCGCCGGGCCATTGAACTGCTGCACCGCGTCGGCATTAAAGACCATAAAGACGCCATGCGCAGTTTCCCTTACGAGCTGACCGAAGGCGAGTGCCAGAAGGTCATGATCGCCATCGCGCTCGCCAATCAGCCGCGTCTGTTGATCGCCGATGAGCCGACCAACGCGATGGAGCCGACCACCCAGGCGCAGATTTTCCGCCTGCTCTCCCGGCTCAATCAGAATAATAACACGACGATTTTGCTGATTAGCCACGACCTGCAGATGCTGAGCCAGTGGGCCGACCGCATCGATGTGCTCTACTGCGGGCAAACGGTGGAGACCGCGCCGAGCGATGAGCTTATCTCCACGCCGCATCATCCCTATACTCAGGCGCTGATCCGCGCTATCCCGGACTTCGGCAGCGCGATGCCGCATAAAAGCCGCCTCAATACGCTGCCGGGCGCTATTCCGCTGCTGGAACATCTACCGATCGGCTGCCGCCTTGGGCCGCGCTGCCCGTATGCCCAGCGTAAATGTATCGAAACCCCGCGTCTCGACGGGCCGAAAAATCATCTTTTCGCCTGCCATTTCCCGCTAAACATGGAGAGAGAGTGA
- a CDS encoding YciZ family protein gives MPTVNPQQLADRIDTVLDILVAGDYHSAIHNLEILKAELLAQSQQGDEPGDQKEKAPWEI, from the coding sequence ATGCCAACAGTAAATCCGCAGCAGCTGGCTGACCGTATCGATACCGTTCTGGATATTCTGGTGGCGGGCGATTACCACTCCGCCATCCATAATCTGGAAATTCTGAAGGCTGAACTGCTGGCGCAAAGCCAGCAGGGAGATGAGCCGGGGGATCAAAAAGAAAAGGCGCCCTGGGAGATCTGA
- the fabI gene encoding enoyl-ACP reductase FabI: MGFLTGKRILVTGVASKLSIAYGIAQAMHREGAELAFTYQNDKLKGRVEEFAAQLDSSIVLPCDVAEDESIDALFTELAKVWPKFDGFVHSIGFAPADQLDGDYVNAVTREGFKIAHDISAYSFVAMAKACRSMLNPNAALLTLSYLGAERAIPNYNVMGLAKASLEANVRYMANAMGPEGVRVNAISAGPIRTLAASGIKDFRKMLAHCEAVTPIRRTVTIEDVGNSAAFLCSDLSGGITGEVVHVDGGFSIAAMNELELK, translated from the coding sequence ATGGGTTTTCTTACCGGTAAGCGCATTCTGGTGACTGGCGTTGCCAGCAAACTTTCCATCGCGTACGGTATCGCACAGGCTATGCACCGTGAAGGGGCTGAACTGGCGTTCACCTACCAGAACGACAAGCTGAAAGGCCGCGTGGAAGAGTTTGCCGCTCAACTGGACTCCAGCATCGTGCTGCCGTGTGACGTTGCGGAAGATGAAAGCATCGACGCGCTGTTCACCGAGCTTGCCAAAGTCTGGCCGAAATTCGACGGTTTCGTGCACTCCATCGGTTTCGCCCCGGCTGACCAGCTGGATGGCGACTACGTTAACGCCGTGACCCGTGAAGGCTTCAAAATCGCGCATGACATCAGCGCCTACAGCTTTGTAGCGATGGCGAAAGCCTGCCGCTCCATGCTGAACCCGAACGCGGCCCTGCTGACGCTCTCCTACCTGGGCGCCGAGCGCGCTATCCCGAACTACAACGTGATGGGTCTGGCGAAAGCATCTCTGGAAGCGAACGTGCGTTATATGGCTAACGCGATGGGTCCGGAAGGCGTGCGCGTTAACGCCATCTCCGCAGGCCCGATCCGCACCCTGGCGGCGTCCGGCATTAAAGATTTCCGTAAGATGCTGGCGCACTGCGAAGCGGTCACCCCGATCCGCCGCACCGTCACCATCGAAGACGTGGGTAACTCCGCCGCGTTCCTGTGCTCCGACCTTTCCGGCGGCATCACGGGTGAAGTGGTCCACGTTGACGGCGGCTTTAGCATCGCCGCGATGAACGAGCTGGAACTGAAATAA
- a CDS encoding exoribonuclease II, whose protein sequence is MFQDNPLLAQLKQQLHSQTPRAEGVVKATEKGFGFLEVDAQKSYFIPPPQMKKVMHGDRVIAVIHTEKEKESAEPEELIEPFLTRFVGRVQKKDDRLSIVPDHPLLKDAIPCRAERGVSHDFQSGDWAVAEMRRHPLKGDRGFYAELTQFITFGDDHFVPWWVTLARHNLEREAPDGVATEMLDENLTREDLTALDFVTIDSASTEDMDDALYVETLDGDRLQLTVAIADPTAWIAEGSKLDNIAKVRAFTNYLPGFNIPMLPRELSDDLCSLREGVARPALVCRMIIDAQGAISDEIQFFAATIESKAKLAYDDVSNWLEEKGDWQPASEAIAAQIRLLQQVCQRRSAWRVEHALVFKDRPDYRFVLGEKGEVLDIVAEPRRIANRIVEESMIAANICAARVLRDKLGFGVYNVHAGFDPASTEQLATLLQSHGMHVDANDVLTLPGFCKLRRELDAQPSGFLDSRIRRFQSFAEISTEPGPHFGLGLEAYATWTSPIRKYGDMVNHRLLKAIIKGESAQRPQEESTVQMAERRRLNRMAERDVGDWLYARFLKDKAGTDTRFAAEIIDVSRGGMRVRLVDNGAVAFIPAPFLHAVRDELACSQENGTVQIKGETVYKVTDVIDVTIAEVRMETRSVIARPVA, encoded by the coding sequence ATGTTTCAGGATAACCCGCTGCTTGCGCAGCTTAAACAGCAACTGCATTCCCAGACGCCGCGCGCTGAAGGGGTAGTAAAAGCCACGGAAAAAGGTTTTGGTTTCCTTGAGGTTGACGCGCAGAAAAGCTACTTCATTCCGCCTCCGCAAATGAAGAAAGTGATGCACGGCGATCGCGTTATTGCCGTTATCCATACGGAGAAGGAAAAAGAATCCGCTGAGCCCGAAGAGCTTATCGAACCCTTCCTGACCCGCTTTGTGGGCCGGGTGCAAAAGAAAGACGATCGTCTGTCTATCGTTCCCGATCATCCCCTGCTGAAAGATGCCATTCCTTGCCGCGCCGAACGCGGCGTCAGCCACGATTTCCAGAGCGGCGACTGGGCGGTGGCTGAAATGCGTCGTCACCCGCTGAAAGGCGATCGCGGCTTTTACGCCGAGCTGACCCAGTTCATTACCTTCGGCGACGACCATTTCGTCCCGTGGTGGGTGACGCTGGCTCGCCACAATCTGGAGCGCGAAGCGCCGGACGGTGTGGCGACGGAGATGCTGGATGAAAACCTGACGCGTGAAGATCTGACCGCGCTCGATTTCGTCACCATTGACAGCGCCAGCACTGAAGATATGGACGATGCGCTGTATGTGGAAACGCTGGATGGCGATCGCCTGCAACTGACCGTCGCGATTGCCGACCCAACCGCGTGGATAGCCGAAGGCAGCAAGCTCGATAACATCGCCAAAGTGCGCGCGTTCACCAACTACCTGCCGGGCTTTAACATCCCGATGCTGCCGCGCGAACTTTCAGACGATCTCTGTTCGCTGCGCGAAGGCGTGGCGCGTCCGGCGCTGGTCTGCCGCATGATTATCGACGCGCAGGGCGCTATCAGCGACGAGATTCAGTTCTTCGCCGCGACCATCGAATCCAAAGCCAAGCTGGCGTATGACGACGTTTCCAACTGGCTGGAAGAAAAAGGCGACTGGCAGCCGGCGAGCGAAGCGATTGCCGCGCAGATCCGTCTGTTACAGCAGGTTTGCCAGCGCCGCAGCGCCTGGCGTGTGGAGCACGCGCTGGTCTTTAAAGACCGTCCGGATTACCGCTTCGTGCTGGGTGAAAAAGGTGAAGTGCTGGATATCGTCGCCGAGCCGCGCCGCATCGCCAACCGCATCGTGGAAGAATCCATGATCGCGGCGAACATCTGCGCCGCGCGTGTTCTGCGCGATAAGCTGGGCTTCGGCGTGTATAACGTCCATGCGGGCTTCGACCCGGCCAGCACAGAACAGCTGGCGACGCTGCTGCAAAGCCACGGCATGCATGTGGACGCGAACGACGTTCTTACCCTGCCAGGCTTCTGCAAACTGCGTCGCGAGCTGGACGCGCAGCCGTCCGGCTTCCTCGACAGCCGCATCCGCCGTTTCCAGTCGTTTGCCGAAATCAGCACCGAACCGGGCCCGCACTTTGGTCTGGGACTGGAGGCATACGCCACCTGGACCTCGCCTATCCGTAAGTATGGCGATATGGTCAACCATCGTCTGCTGAAGGCGATTATCAAAGGCGAAAGCGCGCAGCGTCCGCAGGAAGAGTCGACCGTGCAGATGGCGGAACGTCGTCGTCTGAACCGCATGGCGGAGCGCGATGTGGGCGACTGGCTGTATGCCCGTTTCCTGAAAGACAAAGCCGGTACCGATACCCGCTTCGCAGCGGAGATCATTGACGTCAGTCGCGGCGGTATGCGCGTGCGTCTGGTGGATAACGGCGCAGTCGCGTTTATTCCGGCCCCCTTCCTGCACGCGGTGCGCGATGAACTGGCGTGCAGCCAGGAAAACGGCACCGTGCAGATCAAAGGCGAAACCGTCTATAAAGTCACCGACGTTATCGACGTAACCATCGCTGAAGTGCGTATGGAAACCCGCAGCGTGATTGCACGCCCGGTTGCCTGA
- a CDS encoding carboxymuconolactone decarboxylase family protein: MEQRRLTGKSHWYHETQSSLCPADPLPLVPEAAKVEDRFLLDLPLDDEQRAAHAPWCDAARALIPSLLPAKRDVTRLHTLSVYDRLSTALTVAQVYGVQRLCNHYAARLAPEPGPDSSRESNRRLTLLTQTARQLASLPTLIDSAARAQLEEAGLSVHDIVTFTQIIGFVGFQARAVALLQAQPGQPARWLPGIDMQQDAPAARFSAPEPRWLPDLPALEMGWASADQQAAYNAALDEPLLQPMLSLLAHDAAALHGLASLLDALRAQAVDQDAALVAMLSARINGSSSCFAEAARRWRGEPNLPDAVRNGERALLAWSHNHPRERAIIQAMQTLIRAPARFSHTQLQPLVEAGVDESAALRLLAFGSACGWVNRLRLGLGVTV; this comes from the coding sequence ATGGAACAACGCCGCCTTACCGGCAAAAGCCACTGGTATCATGAAACCCAGTCCAGCCTCTGTCCGGCAGATCCGCTGCCGTTAGTTCCCGAAGCCGCAAAGGTAGAGGACCGTTTTCTGCTCGACCTGCCGCTGGACGACGAACAACGCGCGGCCCACGCGCCGTGGTGCGACGCCGCCCGCGCGCTAATCCCGTCGCTGCTGCCTGCAAAGCGCGATGTCACTCGCCTGCATACGCTTAGCGTGTATGACCGCCTCAGCACCGCGCTCACGGTGGCGCAGGTTTATGGCGTACAGCGACTGTGCAATCACTATGCCGCCCGCCTGGCGCCGGAGCCGGGGCCTGACTCTTCGCGCGAAAGTAATCGTCGCCTGACTCTGCTCACCCAGACCGCCCGCCAGCTGGCGAGCTTACCGACGCTTATCGACAGCGCTGCTCGCGCGCAGCTGGAAGAGGCGGGCCTGTCGGTGCACGACATCGTCACCTTCACCCAGATTATCGGCTTTGTGGGCTTTCAGGCCCGCGCGGTGGCGCTGTTGCAGGCGCAGCCCGGCCAGCCCGCGCGCTGGCTGCCGGGTATCGACATGCAACAGGACGCCCCTGCGGCGCGCTTTAGCGCGCCTGAACCGCGCTGGCTGCCGGATCTCCCGGCGCTTGAAATGGGCTGGGCGAGCGCCGATCAACAGGCGGCGTATAACGCAGCGCTCGACGAGCCGCTACTGCAACCGATGCTGTCGCTGCTGGCGCACGACGCCGCAGCGCTTCATGGACTCGCCTCGCTGCTGGACGCGCTGCGCGCTCAGGCAGTCGACCAGGACGCCGCGCTGGTCGCCATGCTCAGCGCACGCATTAACGGCAGCAGCAGCTGTTTTGCCGAGGCCGCCCGCCGCTGGCGCGGCGAGCCGAACCTTCCGGACGCGGTGCGCAACGGCGAACGGGCACTGCTCGCCTGGAGCCATAATCACCCGCGCGAACGCGCCATTATTCAGGCGATGCAGACGTTAATCCGCGCGCCGGCACGTTTCAGCCACACGCAATTGCAGCCGCTCGTGGAGGCAGGCGTCGACGAAAGCGCGGCATTGCGTCTGCTCGCCTTTGGCAGCGCCTGCGGCTGGGTGAACCGGCTGCGCCTCGGTCTTGGCGTGACGGTGTAG
- the sapF gene encoding putrescine export ABC transporter ATP-binding protein SapF: MVETLLQVRNLSKTYRYRTGWFRRQTVEAVKPLSFTLRERQTLAIIGENGSGKSTLAKMLAGMVEPTTGELVIDDHPLTFGDYSFRSQRIRMIFQDPSTSLNPRQRISQILDFPLRLNTDLEPEARAKRIKETLRMVGLLPDHVSYYPHMLAPGQKQRLGLARALILRPKVIVADEALASLDMSMRSQLINLMLELQEKQGISYIYVTQHIGMMKHISDQVMVMHQGEVVERGSTADVLASPLHDLTKRLIASHFGEALTADAWRKDR; the protein is encoded by the coding sequence ATGGTGGAAACGCTGTTGCAGGTTCGCAACCTGAGCAAAACCTATCGCTACCGTACCGGCTGGTTTCGCCGCCAGACCGTCGAGGCGGTGAAGCCGCTGAGCTTCACGCTGCGCGAGCGCCAGACGCTGGCGATTATCGGCGAGAACGGCTCCGGCAAATCGACGCTCGCCAAAATGCTGGCGGGCATGGTGGAGCCGACCACCGGCGAGCTGGTGATTGACGACCATCCGCTGACCTTTGGCGACTACTCATTTCGCAGCCAGCGGATCCGCATGATTTTTCAGGATCCGTCGACGTCGCTGAACCCGCGTCAGCGCATTTCGCAGATTCTGGACTTTCCGCTGCGTCTGAACACCGATCTGGAGCCGGAAGCCCGCGCGAAGCGCATTAAAGAGACGCTGCGCATGGTCGGCCTGCTGCCTGACCACGTCAGCTATTATCCGCATATGCTGGCGCCAGGGCAGAAACAGCGCCTGGGCCTTGCGCGGGCGCTGATCCTGCGCCCGAAAGTCATCGTCGCCGACGAGGCGCTGGCGTCGCTCGATATGTCGATGCGTTCGCAGTTAATCAACCTGATGCTGGAATTACAGGAAAAACAGGGTATCTCTTATATTTATGTCACCCAGCATATCGGCATGATGAAACACATCAGCGATCAGGTGATGGTGATGCATCAGGGCGAGGTGGTGGAGCGCGGCAGCACCGCCGACGTGCTCGCCTCCCCGCTGCACGATTTAACTAAACGGCTTATCGCCAGCCATTTCGGCGAAGCGTTAACCGCCGACGCCTGGCGAAAAGACCGTTAA
- a CDS encoding glycyl-radical enzyme activating protein, whose translation MIFNLQRYSTHDGPGIRTVVFLKGCSLGCRWCQNPESRRRERDVLFDERLCLSGCDLCKQACPQAVRREADALIIDRAALNDAALDALTDCCPTQALSVCGETRSLEAIMEQVLRDRAFYARSGGGITLSGGEPFMQPAMTQALLERSREAGIHTAVESCLHVPWKYIAPSLPYLDLLLADLKHVDPQRFHDWTDGSAERVLDNFRRLAAAGVEMIIRVPLIPGFNADKASIRAITDFAADEAGVHHIHFLPYHTLGINKYRLLDWPYLAPATPLDEPALLAFAEDYARQKGLTAWIRG comes from the coding sequence ATGATCTTCAATCTGCAACGCTACTCCACCCATGATGGCCCCGGCATTCGTACCGTGGTCTTTTTGAAAGGCTGCTCGCTCGGGTGTCGCTGGTGTCAGAACCCTGAAAGCCGACGCCGGGAGCGCGACGTGCTGTTTGATGAGCGCCTGTGCCTGAGCGGCTGCGATCTCTGCAAACAGGCATGCCCGCAGGCTGTTCGCCGTGAGGCCGACGCGCTGATTATTGACCGCGCGGCGCTCAATGACGCGGCGCTGGATGCGCTGACCGACTGCTGCCCTACCCAGGCGCTGAGCGTCTGCGGCGAAACGCGCAGCCTTGAGGCCATCATGGAACAGGTGCTGCGCGACCGGGCTTTTTATGCGCGCAGCGGCGGCGGCATCACGCTCTCCGGCGGCGAGCCGTTTATGCAGCCCGCAATGACGCAGGCGCTATTAGAGCGCAGTCGCGAGGCGGGCATTCACACCGCCGTCGAATCCTGTCTGCATGTGCCGTGGAAATATATCGCTCCGTCGCTGCCGTATCTCGATCTGCTGCTGGCCGATTTAAAACATGTCGACCCGCAACGCTTTCACGACTGGACGGACGGCAGCGCCGAACGGGTACTGGATAATTTTCGCCGGCTCGCCGCGGCGGGCGTAGAAATGATTATCCGCGTGCCGCTGATCCCTGGTTTTAACGCCGATAAGGCGTCCATTCGCGCCATTACCGATTTCGCCGCCGATGAGGCTGGCGTTCACCATATCCATTTTCTGCCCTACCACACCCTGGGCATCAATAAGTACCGCCTGCTGGACTGGCCCTATCTGGCACCCGCGACGCCGCTCGACGAACCGGCGCTGCTGGCGTTTGCTGAAGATTACGCCCGCCAGAAAGGACTCACCGCCTGGATAAGAGGATAA
- the pdeR gene encoding cyclic di-GMP phosphodiesterase has translation MKDDLENNLLYRYSGAASPFWRLPLDSNALQLAASEAAATSHVVPLTPEQAAQIRTMGVITSSVTLSLSLFGELVPVHLVGRKVSRKEWAGTASAWNDTTSVARDLVQGLSFAEQVVSEANSVIVILDRHGNIQRFNRLSEEYTGLKEQEVIGQNVFKLFMTPAEAAASRRNITGFFRNGSSYEVERWVKTRKGQRLFLFRNKFVHSGSGRNEIFLICSGTDITEERRAQERLRTLANTDAITGLPNRNAIHEMISNAIASRGESQVGVVYLDLDNFKKVNDAYGHMFGDQLLQAVSLAILSCLEKDQVLARLGGDEFIVLATDTSQAALEAMSSRIITRLKHPFRIGLIEVYTGCSLGIALAPQHGDDRESVIRNADTAMYTAKENGRGKFCVFCPEMNQRVFEYLWLDTNLRKALEKNQLVIHYQPKITAQGEVQSLEALVRWQSPERGLIPPLDFISYAEESGLIVPLGRWVMLDVVRQVAQWRDAGIDLRVAVNVSARQLADQTLISDLRQALADLNFTQSPIDVEITESCLIENADLALSVINEFSALGAEVHLDDFGTGYSSLSQLARFPLDAIKLDQSFVRDIHKQKVSQSLVRAIVAVAQALDLQVIAEGVESKEEDAFLTQNGVDQRQGFLFAKPMTAAALERWYQHYRAGKQTP, from the coding sequence ATGAAAGACGACCTGGAGAATAATCTGCTGTACCGCTATTCCGGCGCCGCCAGCCCTTTCTGGCGCCTGCCGCTGGACAGCAACGCGCTACAGCTTGCCGCCAGCGAAGCGGCGGCCACCAGCCACGTGGTGCCGCTGACGCCGGAACAGGCTGCGCAGATCCGTACCATGGGGGTTATCACCTCAAGCGTTACCCTGTCGCTGTCGCTCTTTGGCGAACTGGTGCCGGTGCACCTGGTAGGCCGTAAGGTCTCCCGCAAGGAATGGGCTGGCACCGCCTCGGCCTGGAACGACACCACGTCCGTAGCGCGCGATCTGGTACAGGGGCTGTCGTTTGCCGAACAGGTGGTTTCCGAAGCCAATTCAGTGATTGTGATACTCGATCGCCACGGCAATATTCAGCGTTTTAATCGCCTGAGCGAAGAGTATACCGGCCTGAAAGAGCAGGAGGTCATCGGGCAGAACGTCTTTAAACTGTTTATGACGCCTGCGGAGGCGGCGGCGTCGCGCCGGAATATCACCGGTTTTTTTCGTAACGGCAGCTCTTACGAAGTCGAGCGCTGGGTCAAAACCCGTAAAGGCCAGCGCCTGTTTCTGTTTCGCAATAAATTTGTACACAGCGGCAGCGGACGCAATGAAATTTTCCTGATCTGCTCCGGCACCGATATCACCGAAGAGCGCCGGGCCCAGGAGCGGCTGCGCACGCTCGCCAACACCGACGCCATCACCGGGCTGCCCAACCGCAACGCTATCCATGAGATGATAAGTAACGCCATCGCCAGCCGTGGCGAAAGCCAGGTCGGTGTGGTCTATCTCGATCTCGATAATTTCAAAAAAGTGAACGACGCCTACGGGCATATGTTCGGCGATCAGCTACTCCAGGCGGTGTCGCTCGCGATTTTAAGCTGCCTTGAAAAAGATCAGGTGCTGGCGCGTCTGGGCGGCGATGAGTTTATCGTTCTGGCGACCGACACTTCACAGGCCGCGCTGGAGGCGATGTCCTCGCGGATAATCACCCGGCTGAAACATCCCTTTCGCATCGGTCTTATCGAAGTTTATACCGGCTGTTCGCTCGGCATCGCGCTGGCACCGCAGCACGGCGACGACCGCGAAAGCGTCATCCGCAACGCCGACACGGCGATGTACACCGCCAAAGAGAACGGGCGCGGGAAGTTCTGCGTATTTTGCCCTGAGATGAACCAGCGCGTCTTTGAATACCTCTGGCTTGATACCAATCTGCGCAAAGCGCTGGAGAAAAACCAGCTGGTTATTCACTACCAGCCGAAAATCACCGCCCAGGGCGAGGTACAGAGCCTGGAGGCGCTGGTGCGCTGGCAGTCGCCGGAGCGCGGTCTTATCCCCCCGCTGGATTTTATCTCTTATGCTGAAGAATCAGGGCTTATTGTACCGCTCGGGCGCTGGGTCATGCTGGATGTGGTGCGCCAGGTGGCGCAGTGGCGCGATGCGGGCATTGACCTGAGGGTCGCGGTGAATGTGTCGGCCCGCCAGCTGGCCGACCAGACGCTGATAAGCGATTTGCGTCAGGCGCTTGCCGACCTCAACTTCACGCAAAGCCCCATTGATGTGGAAATTACCGAAAGCTGCCTGATTGAAAATGCCGACCTGGCGCTGTCGGTGATTAACGAATTCAGCGCGCTGGGCGCCGAGGTGCATCTGGATGATTTCGGCACCGGTTATTCGTCGCTCTCACAGCTCGCGCGGTTTCCGCTTGACGCGATTAAGCTCGACCAGAGCTTTGTGCGCGATATTCATAAGCAAAAGGTGTCGCAGTCGCTGGTGCGCGCCATTGTCGCCGTAGCGCAGGCGCTTGATTTGCAGGTGATCGCCGAAGGCGTGGAGAGCAAAGAGGAAGACGCGTTTCTGACCCAAAACGGCGTCGACCAGCGACAGGGGTTTCTGTTCGCCAAACCGATGACCGCCGCCGCGCTGGAACGCTGGTATCAGCATTACCGCGCCGGGAAACAGACGCCGTAA